Genomic window (Salvelinus fontinalis isolate EN_2023a chromosome 3, ASM2944872v1, whole genome shotgun sequence):
CACAACAGGCCTAATGTCAGTAAATTTCCTAAATGacatcaaaaaatatatatttcacaggAGTGGATCAATTCTTTGTTGGTGAAATAGATCATGCGACAAATGGCAGTGAACATACTTTTTTTTCATCGAATATTGTTGATATTGCAATTTTTGATACATTTGCAGTCACATTATCTCAACATGTACCCTCTACACTGTATCTGTGAGCATGTGCCAAGATGAGTGGGCACATTTGCCATTTTTCGCAGATCTTTAATACAAAACCATTCAAATCGGTACATGAAAAGTTATATGACGAAGTGATTCTTATATGCACTAGCTACATCATTATGCACAGCTCTTTATTTGCAAAAAGACCGTTTGTTTGAAACACACTGTTGCTGAGAAAATGCACATATTTCTTTGTGCAAATGTTAGAATATTTTATTGCTGAAAAATCTTTCCAGAAATGGGATGGAAACCTAGCAAAACATACCCTGAATGGTGGGTTGGAGTTTGAATGGGCCATTGCActcttcctcccccccccccccccccccccccatgaactTTCTTGTAATTTCTTAAGAAAAGCAAAGGAGTCTCCGGAGGGAACTTGCTGTGCATTTCAGTCCAGGCTACCATTAACACAGCCCATTCAAATGGAGAGAGTCaaaaacaaattaacttttaacaaggcacacctgttaattgaaatatattccagttgactacctcatgaagctggttgagagaatgccaagagtgtgcaaagctgtcatcaaggcaaagggtggctactgtagaaaatagtaaaaataaagaaagtaggtgtgtcaaaactattgactggtactgtgtacacacacacacacaatatttttTGCTCAATCTGAttaggtgggcctggctccccagtgccTACACCCCTGCCTACAGCAGGACTGATACATGCTCCTCCAGCTCACCGGCTCCAGAATGCTCCGACCAACTACTGTCTATCATATGTGCGCACAGGCAGCATAGAGAAGAAAAATGCATGTTTAGAACTGATAATCGACCTCGTGGTGCAAGAATTAATACAATGAATTGATTACAATACTGTGCTTAACACCCTCTCGGCAGTCAAGTATTCCGCCACAAATGTTTCACAATCTAGTCCGGTTGCTGCCACAACTAGACCCTGTTTCAAAGGAATCAAGAAATAATCTTATTTTATGCCTAGCTATCACATATGTACATTGTTTAAAACACACTTTTACAAGTCTCTGTCACAAATAACTGCTCCAATAAGCCCCTTATGGTGAAAGAGGGGCTTTCAGAATCATGACCCTTTCGAGTTTTCAGTTCATCATTTGCCTGTAGGGGGTCCCGAGTGCTCTGGGCATTACTGAATCGAATGAACGAAACGAGTCAGGGGGAGACGGGGAGTGACTGAACGAGTTGAAAAGATCAGAGTCAGTAAGCTGAACTTCCCATCACTAGTCAAAACCCCTTCTCCATCTCGTTTCCACAGCaacccccacctcccccatccccatccctgaGAAGTGGCATGAGGAGTTAGGCGTCTTTCAATCTAAATGCAGATAACTAACATTGCACtcctcttcatccctccctccttccctctctctctcttgttggaTGGCAGAATCTGAGGATAATAATGTCAGCTAATTGGACTATGGTATAAAGTGCTGAAAAGGGATGACAACTGACAGTCAAAAGTGATCAAGGCCCCAGCTGTCTTTCTATCAGCCTCGTCTCTTAAAATATTAATAAAGAGCAGAGCTTCCGTCATTTCATTTTTCACTGTAGATGAGAAAGTTGGCACATGTCAGCACAGAGTATTACATTTCTTGTTACAATGGAGATGAACTCAGCTTGCTGACTCACTCACCCTTCTGGAGGGGGTCCTCTGGCTGCCCGGGTCTCCCTGCACATCCAGGTAAACATCACTGACTCCTGCAGAGCCTTTCAGGTTGGGAAAGGTCCAGTTCTTGGTTGGGGGATTTTGCATATGAGCCCCGTAGGCATCAATGTCTGCATAAGAACAAATGTAATTCAAGATGTAAAAACAGAGCTTAGCTCAGGTGTTTTGTTTCAAGATTTAAGCTTGTGTGAATAGTTAGTCCACAGTTTTAATGAGACACAAAATGTTGGTTTTGCAGAACTGATCAAACTTACACAACCATATCTAAACCACTAATGTAAAATTGTCAGCATTGAAATGGTCTATATGGAAACACAACAAGTTCTATGGGAATACAAAGTCCAACAGTCCAAGCTGACCCTCATGGATGGTGCTGGACAGGTGCATGTTGGGACCTTTTCCCTCCAGTCCTGAGCCATACAGGATAGATGGGTTGACTTCATCCAGAGATGACAGCTCTCTCTCCAGCGTATGGGCCTTCCGTGGAACTTTCATCTTGGCCCCATGTTTCCCATGGGAGCCTGAAAACCCTTGCTCTCCAGGTGGCTTCCCCTTAGTGATGCTCTTCCCTGCTGCGTTACTGGCATAGTCTGGCATGGGGAACGTGCCGATGCCACTGTCGAGGGTACGCATGGATGCACCAGAACCTAAACAGTGAGGAAGGAACAATGAAGTGAGACTAGACTCAGGGGGAGACGGGGAGTGTTAGTCAAGGGAAATGGATGACAGACATTATTATCACTCAGCATTATGCTGCTCTCACCTGTAATGTGCTGGGAACTAATGGACTCTGCCAAGCTCTCGTCTGATGTGACCTCATCCTTGCCAATCATATCAGAAGCCTGAAACAAAAAGGGTTACACTCCACGTAAGATTGAATCATATTACTGATGTGTCATTTATTAATTTGtctatagtgtataagaggaaaaagagagagagaagagagtttaCCTGGTCCATCTCGTCCCTGCTCTTTGTGTGGCTGATCCCATCCCTCTGGTGACCGAAGATGGGCCGCGACCTCTTCGAGTCAAAGGAGAGGCGCCTTTGTGCCATTCCAAAGGTGGTAGGTATAGCTCCTCTCTCGTCCACCCTGTTTCCAGAACAAGACGTCGAGGGACTTAAGAAAGAAGAAGTTACAAACTCATAGGGGAACTATCTTTCGACATATACTAATCAAATTAGATCAGATTTGATCATACGAGAAAGAGTTTAATCCTCTGGCTAGTTGTGTAattacagcgcattcggaaagtattgacttttcccacattttcttacgttacagccttattataaaatgtattaaatcgtttttcccccctcatcaatctacgcacaataccccataactttatttttgaaatttataaaaaactgaaataatcacatttacataagcattcagaccctttactcagtactttgaagcacctttggcagtgattacagcctcaagtcttcttgggtgtgatgctacaagcttgtcacacctgtatttggggagtttctcaaatTTTTCTCTGCAGATAATCTCTAGCTCGGtgaagttggatggggagcgtcgctgcacagctattttcaggtctctccagagatgttcgatcgggttcaagtccgggctctggctgggccacacaagaacattcaaagacttgtcccgaagccagtcctgcattgtcttggctgtgtgcttaggttagttgtcctgttggaaggtgaacctttgacccagtctgaggtcctgagcactcttgagcaggttttcatcaaggatctctctgtactttgctccgttgatctttccctcgatccggactagtctcccagtcccagccgctgaaaaacatccacaaagcatgatgctgcaagagaatcttgtttctcatggtctgagagtcctttaggggccttttagcaaacttcaagcgggctgacgtgtgccttttactgaagagtggcttctgtctggccactctaccatcaaggcctggttggtggagtgatgcagagatggttgtccttctgaaaggttctcctatctccacagaggaactgcgGAGCTCTgtgagagtgaccatcgggttcttggtcatctccctgaccaaggcaattctcccctgattgctcagtttggcatggcggccagctctaggaacggtcttggtggttccaaacgtcttctatttaagaatgatggaggccactgtgttcttgaggaccttcaatgaaggtacccttccccagatctgtgcctcaacacaatcatgtctcggagctctacggacaatcccTTCAAGCCTTATggcttgctctgacatgcacggtcaactgtcGGACCTTATattagacaggtatgtgcctttccaaatcatgtccaatcaattaaatttaccacaggtggactccaatcaagttctagaaacatctcaaggacgatcaatgaaaacagaatgcacctgagctcaatttcgagggtctgaatacttacagtaccaatcaaaagtttggacacacctactcattcaagggtttttctacattgtagaataatagtgaatacatcaacactatggactaacacatatggaatcatgtagtagtcaaaaaagtgttaaacaaaccaaaatattttttattttagattcttcaaagtagccaccctttgctttgatgacagctttgcacactcttggcattctctcaaccagcttcacctggaatgcttatccaacagtcttgaaggagttcccacacatgctgagcacttgttggctgcttttccttcactctgctaaACTCATCctaactcatcctaaaccatctcaattgggttgaggtcaggtgattgtggaggccaggtcatctgatgcggcACTCTCCTtcttgtcaaatagcccttacacagcctggaggtgtgttgggtcattgtcctgttgaaaaacaaatgatagtccgacTAAGCTCAATCctgtgggatggcgtatcgctgcagaatgctgttgcagccatgctggttaagtgtgccttgaattctaaataaatcactgacagtgtcaccaacaaagcaccccacaccatcacaactcctcctccatgcttcaaggtgggaaccacgaagatcatccgttcacttactctgcgtctcacaaagacacggcggttggaaccaaaaatctcacattttgactggtcagaccaaagaacagatttcaactggtctaatgtctattgctcgtgtttcttggcccaagcaagtctcatcttcttattggtgtcctttagtagtggtttattttcagaaattcgaccatgaacgCCTTATTCacgcattctcctctgaacagttgatgttgagatgtgtctgttacttgaactctgaagcatttatttgggctgcaatttcggaggctggtaactctaatgaacttatcctctgcagcagaggtaactctgggtcttcatttcctgtggcagtcctcatgagagccagtttcatcatttgATGGTtcaacgcttgatggtttttgcgactgcacttgaaactttcaaagttcttgaaattttacgggtttgactgaccttcatgtcttaaagtaatgatgcactgtcgtttctcttcgcttatttaagctgttcttgccataatatggacttgtcttttatcaaatagggctatcttctgtataccacccctaccttgtcacaacaaaactgattggctcaaaggcattaagaaggaaagaaattccacaaattaacttttaacaaggcacacctgttaattgaaatgcattccaggtgactacctcctgaagctgattgagagattgccaagagtgtgcaaagctgtcatcaaggcaaagggtggctactttgaagaatctcaaatataaaatatattttgatttttaaacacttcttttggttactacatgattgcatatgtgttatttcatagttttgatgtcttcactattattctacaatgtagaaaatattaaaaataaagaaaaaccctggaatgtgtaggtgtccaaacttttgactggtactaaatgtaaataaggtatctgttgttttttttaatcacatttgcatacatttctaaaaacctgttttgctttgtcattttgggttattgtgtgtagattgatgaggataatattctatgggtctgaatacttaccgaatgcactgtattttgtAATCATCATTCAGCACACTCATGGCTGCAATATTAAACGTTTGTGCAAGACTTCTGATGTATTTAATGAAATCTTAGGAACATAATTTAAGATAACATATCATTCTTACCTGTTGAGGAGCTGCTGCATGAAGTTGTCTGCGGTCACTCCTCTGTACATGAGTGACAGTTGGCCCTGGGCCTGGTCCATCACCACCTCACAGGAGTGCCCCCTGCCGGAGCGGTCCATCCCGACCCCGTTCACATACGCCCGCTCCTCCTCCAATGCCTTCCGCAGGTCCTCTGCCTTCTCCATCAGCATGGAGATGTTCAGGCTCTCCACCACCTTCCGGGGCCCACCTGACTTAGAGTCCTTAGCCCCTCCGCCGGAGGCAGAAGACGACGAAGGAGAGGACGACATGTTGTTCTTGAGCTTGGACACTTCTGGTTTACGGCTGAGGGCGGGGAGCTTGCTCTTCCTCAGGCCGAACCAGCTGGCGATGCCGTTGGAAGCCTTTTGCTTGGGCTCAACCAACTGGCCCCGGTCCTGCTCCTGCAGCTTAAGCATGTTCTCCTCGATGCCACGCATTACTTTCTGCTCGATGGCTGACTGGGGCACTGGTGGGCCGGACGAGTACTGCTTCTTGTCATTTTTCACGATGGCTTCAGTAGACGACCGCggtggcagaggaggaggaggcgggaaGCTCTCTGCATGGACAAAGGTCTTCTTCTTGCTGGCCAAGAGTTTGCTTTTGTCCTCCAGCCTGGGCGGGTGTCTCTGAGCCAGGGCGCGGTCCTCGTGAGCAGGCTTGACCCCTCGGGGGTAAGAGGAAGCCTGGCCGACCTTTGAAGGGGACTTTGAGGGAACTTTAGTGGGGCTGTTTTGGGGGCTAGGGGCAGTTTTACTGTGGTGGCTCCGGGTGATGGGGCACTTCCCATAGTTCCTCACCACTGAAGGGGTCTCTGTATTGGAGGATAATGTGCCCATCTTGATCTTTGGACCATCTGCTTTCGCTACATATATCCGGGGAGAGAATGATGACTCCTGCTCTCCCTTGGGTATGGATGATGGGGTAGCTGATGATTTGGCGCCTGATTCATGTATTAGACCTGGCACCCTGGGGTGACTGCAGAGGCTGGTTTTGGGGTATTGCTTCCCTTCCAGGGAATCAGTGTATTTCTGATGTCTGTGCTGCTCTGTCCCAGTTCTCTCACCTTGCCTTTCAGCAGTCTTGCTTTTCTCAATATTGTTGGTGGGGGGTTTACCCACGTTACTTTGTGCATCCTTCTTGTCCATGGACTGTGCGCCTACTGGCAGGTTCTCTGTGCTCTTCAGTTTCCCCAGAGCAGCCAGGCGCTCTTTGAATGGGTGGTGACTGGACTCACTCTGGGGTTTTCCCTGCACCAGCCTCTTGGGGGTGGAAGACCCAGGCGACCGGTCACCTTGCCTGGCTGCAGACTGGGTTGGCTGGGGGGGTTCACAGATTGGCTGACTGGGCTCCAGAGTGGCACGGTGCTCCTGGTGCCTGTCTCTCATGCTGGAGTAGCTGGGGCGACTACTGTGCGCTTTACTAGCAGCGGCGGAGGACGAGGAGGGTAGGCTGAAGTGTTGGTGGGGCTTGTGCCAGACAGGGCTTTCTGAGTCAGTGCCCTGGTCAGTGCCCTGGTCAGTGTCCTGGTCAGTGTCCTGGTCAGTGTCCTGGTCAGTGTCCTGGTCATCTGGTTCTGGGGATGAGTCAGGGTGCTGTGAAGATGGGTGGCTGAGGAGGttctcctcctgctgctgcttgTCTACAGGCCCCTCGGGTTGGGTGTAAGGGAGGTACTGGGGCGTCCCATCTGACGTGCAGACTTTCTCGTAGTGGGCCACCTTCTGAGAACCCCTTTGTGtgtgagaagaggaggaggagggggctgcCTTTGTACTGTGGCTGGGTTTGGGCGCAAAGTGGCTGCTGAAAGCTATCTCCTTGACTGTGGGAGGGGGGCCCGCGCTGTCCTCTGGCTTGGGTGGCGAGGTGGGGGCAGAGTGCGTGGCAGGGTAGGGGGATGAGGACAGCTGCTTCTCCCTCTCCGTGG
Coding sequences:
- the LOC129845933 gene encoding nck-associated protein 5-like isoform X1, with product MESEETELRDCDEAFESEEGDVEPYLEEPASSRELLERLRELEADNSVLALANESQREAYERCLDEVANHVVQALLSQKDLREECIKLKMRVFDLERQNRTLTELFAQKLHPQDSSLQQLQLVSVPEHSTEPLTMDSDKLLVSQSQRELKSNGDHTQNGTAGLAPAPATSIEALSPFFKKKAHILEVLRKLEESDPLKFHPSSCLSPHHDLGQALVSMERDQMSLMSSVGLPSSQRLVAHPSSRCRFSSSDSDIHDYTNREGALQEDHALHRQHQHRDCQSCQMLSQKSSLDSLLKCAQGHGTAHPGRVESLNGQAWAEEQGALAQSTGLPQAADLPHLLPTGSTSQCYMHKTAVDFLEQPPEFLVSSDPISSLIQANLNGMLRKETRNFQRHKDRHPFGKPLPRAEVQPSHSEDVKHIKAVMVTSLTQNRDSPEECCYLEEEAASVAHNVNNSLHTPTSHTDPVATETDPGYQEEQEVSEQVCNGLYFSSNETSVCTKVAVELYSPAPVPERTSSAQALPPSGKSKLALSPTFSSGLGEVKPSPISSPSRLLKFLKIPTGMNQAQPGNTLRLSPQLTRSSKIPCRNNNNYEVYHSPVLTRKATTTEREKQLSSSPYPATHSAPTSPPKPEDSAGPPPTVKEIAFSSHFAPKPSHSTKAAPSSSSSHTQRGSQKVAHYEKVCTSDGTPQYLPYTQPEGPVDKQQQEENLLSHPSSQHPDSSPEPDDQDTDQDTDQDTDQDTDQGTDQGTDSESPVWHKPHQHFSLPSSSSAAASKAHSSRPSYSSMRDRHQEHRATLEPSQPICEPPQPTQSAARQGDRSPGSSTPKRLVQGKPQSESSHHPFKERLAALGKLKSTENLPVGAQSMDKKDAQSNVGKPPTNNIEKSKTAERQGERTGTEQHRHQKYTDSLEGKQYPKTSLCSHPRVPGLIHESGAKSSATPSSIPKGEQESSFSPRIYVAKADGPKIKMGTLSSNTETPSVVRNYGKCPITRSHHSKTAPSPQNSPTKVPSKSPSKVGQASSYPRGVKPAHEDRALAQRHPPRLEDKSKLLASKKKTFVHAESFPPPPPLPPRSSTEAIVKNDKKQYSSGPPVPQSAIEQKVMRGIEENMLKLQEQDRGQLVEPKQKASNGIASWFGLRKSKLPALSRKPEVSKLKNNMSSSPSSSSASGGGAKDSKSGGPRKVVESLNISMLMEKAEDLRKALEEERAYVNGVGMDRSGRGHSCEVVMDQAQGQLSLMYRGVTADNFMQQLLNSPSTSCSGNRVDERGAIPTTFGMAQRRLSFDSKRSRPIFGHQRDGISHTKSRDEMDQASDMIGKDEVTSDESLAESISSQHITGSGASMRTLDSGIGTFPMPDYASNAAGKSITKGKPPGEQGFSGSHGKHGAKMKVPRKAHTLERELSSLDEVNPSILYGSGLEGKGPNMHLSSTIHEDIDAYGAHMQNPPTKNWTFPNLKGSAGVSDVYLDVQGDPGSQRTPSRRSLKQCVPQGPLAADPGSLPLPPQTGLSPRGKGRTPSAPEVGKDGGLELVKERPEDIMSPRETAESLSDSLYDSLSSCGSQG
- the LOC129845933 gene encoding nck-associated protein 5-like isoform X2, producing the protein MESEETELRDCDEAFESEEGDVEPYLEEPASSRELLERLRELEADNSVLALANESQREAYERCLDEVANHVVQALLSQKDLREECIKLKMRVFDLERQNRTLTELFAQKLHPQDSSLQQLQLVSVPEHSTEPLTMDSDKLLVSQSQRELKSNGDHTQNGTAGLAPAPATSIEALSPFFKKKAHILEVLRKLEESDPLKFHPSSCLSPHHDLGQALVSMERDQMSLMSSVGLPSSQRLVAHPSSRCRFSSSDSDIHDYTNREGALQEDHALHRQHQHRDCQSCQMLSQKSSLDSLLKCAQGHGTAHPGRVESLNGQAWAEEQGALAQSTGLPQAADLPHLLPTGSTSQCYMHKTAVDFLEQPPEFLVSSDPISSLIQANLNGMLRKETRNFQRHKDRHPFGKPLPRAEVQPSHSEDVKHIKAVMVTSLTQNRDSPEECCYLEEEAASVAHNVNNSLHTPTSHTDPVATETDPGYQEEQEVSEQVCNGLYFSSNETSVCTKVAVELYSPAPVPERTSSAQALPPSGKSKLALSPTFSSGLGEVKPSPISSPSRLLKFLKIPTGMNQAQPGNTLRLSPQLTRSSKIPCRNNNNYEVYHSPVLTRKATTTEREKQLSSSPYPATHSAPTSPPKPEDSAGPPPTVKEIAFSSHFAPKPSHSTKAAPSSSSSHTQRGSQKVAHYEKVCTSDGTPQYLPYTQPEGPVDKQQQEENLLSHPSSQHPDSSPEPDDQDTDQDTDQDTDQDTDQGTDQGTDSESPVWHKPHQHFSLPSSSSAAASKAHSSRPSYSSMRDRHQEHRATLEPSQPICEPPQPTQSAARQGDRSPGSSTPKRLVQGKPQSESSHHPFKERLAALGKLKSTENLPVGAQSMDKKDAQSNVGKPPTNNIEKSKTAERQGERTGTEQHRHQKYTDSLEGKQYPKTSLCSHPRVPGLIHESGAKSSATPSSIPKGEQESSFSPRIYVAKADGPKIKMGTLSSNTETPSVVRNYGKCPITRSHHSKTAPSPQNSPTKVPSKSPSKVGQASSYPRGVKPAHEDRALAQRHPPRLEDKSKLLASKKKTFVHAESFPPPPPLPPRSSTEAIVKNDKKQYSSGPPVPQSAIEQKVMRGIEENMLKLQEQDRGQLVEPKQKASNGIASWFGLRKSKLPALSRKPEVSKLKNNMSSSPSSSSASGGGAKDSKSGGPRKVVESLNISMLMEKAEDLRKALEEERAYVNGVGMDRSGRGHSCEVVMDQAQGQLSLMYRGVTADNFMQQLLNRVDERGAIPTTFGMAQRRLSFDSKRSRPIFGHQRDGISHTKSRDEMDQASDMIGKDEVTSDESLAESISSQHITGSGASMRTLDSGIGTFPMPDYASNAAGKSITKGKPPGEQGFSGSHGKHGAKMKVPRKAHTLERELSSLDEVNPSILYGSGLEGKGPNMHLSSTIHEDIDAYGAHMQNPPTKNWTFPNLKGSAGVSDVYLDVQGDPGSQRTPSRRSLKQCVPQGPLAADPGSLPLPPQTGLSPRGKGRTPSAPEVGKDGGLELVKERPEDIMSPRETAESLSDSLYDSLSSCGSQG
- the LOC129845933 gene encoding nck-associated protein 5-like isoform X3, translating into MRVFDLERQNRTLTELFAQKLHPQDSSLQQLQLVSVPEHSTEPLTMDSDKLLVSQSQRELKSNGDHTQNGTAGLAPAPATSIEALSPFFKKKAHILEVLRKLEESDPLKFHPSSCLSPHHDLGQALVSMERDQMSLMSSVGLPSSQRLVAHPSSRCRFSSSDSDIHDYTNREGALQEDHALHRQHQHRDCQSCQMLSQKSSLDSLLKCAQGHGTAHPGRVESLNGQAWAEEQGALAQSTGLPQAADLPHLLPTGSTSQCYMHKTAVDFLEQPPEFLVSSDPISSLIQANLNGMLRKETRNFQRHKDRHPFGKPLPRAEVQPSHSEDVKHIKAVMVTSLTQNRDSPEECCYLEEEAASVAHNVNNSLHTPTSHTDPVATETDPGYQEEQEVSEQVCNGLYFSSNETSVCTKVAVELYSPAPVPERTSSAQALPPSGKSKLALSPTFSSGLGEVKPSPISSPSRLLKFLKIPTGMNQAQPGNTLRLSPQLTRSSKIPCRNNNNYEVYHSPVLTRKATTTEREKQLSSSPYPATHSAPTSPPKPEDSAGPPPTVKEIAFSSHFAPKPSHSTKAAPSSSSSHTQRGSQKVAHYEKVCTSDGTPQYLPYTQPEGPVDKQQQEENLLSHPSSQHPDSSPEPDDQDTDQDTDQDTDQDTDQGTDQGTDSESPVWHKPHQHFSLPSSSSAAASKAHSSRPSYSSMRDRHQEHRATLEPSQPICEPPQPTQSAARQGDRSPGSSTPKRLVQGKPQSESSHHPFKERLAALGKLKSTENLPVGAQSMDKKDAQSNVGKPPTNNIEKSKTAERQGERTGTEQHRHQKYTDSLEGKQYPKTSLCSHPRVPGLIHESGAKSSATPSSIPKGEQESSFSPRIYVAKADGPKIKMGTLSSNTETPSVVRNYGKCPITRSHHSKTAPSPQNSPTKVPSKSPSKVGQASSYPRGVKPAHEDRALAQRHPPRLEDKSKLLASKKKTFVHAESFPPPPPLPPRSSTEAIVKNDKKQYSSGPPVPQSAIEQKVMRGIEENMLKLQEQDRGQLVEPKQKASNGIASWFGLRKSKLPALSRKPEVSKLKNNMSSSPSSSSASGGGAKDSKSGGPRKVVESLNISMLMEKAEDLRKALEEERAYVNGVGMDRSGRGHSCEVVMDQAQGQLSLMYRGVTADNFMQQLLNSPSTSCSGNRVDERGAIPTTFGMAQRRLSFDSKRSRPIFGHQRDGISHTKSRDEMDQASDMIGKDEVTSDESLAESISSQHITGSGASMRTLDSGIGTFPMPDYASNAAGKSITKGKPPGEQGFSGSHGKHGAKMKVPRKAHTLERELSSLDEVNPSILYGSGLEGKGPNMHLSSTIHEDIDAYGAHMQNPPTKNWTFPNLKGSAGVSDVYLDVQGDPGSQRTPSRRSLKQCVPQGPLAADPGSLPLPPQTGLSPRGKGRTPSAPEVGKDGGLELVKERPEDIMSPRETAESLSDSLYDSLSSCGSQG